One Apostichopus japonicus isolate 1M-3 chromosome 14, ASM3797524v1, whole genome shotgun sequence genomic window carries:
- the LOC139980156 gene encoding fibrinogen-like protein A isoform X1 — translation MLESSKKAKFITIPGKFFVNNDCTQRCNCTLGNLTCDHEYRCSNYASCQPDNGSNICSCNDGYYGDGLTCTLALDCDDYRNAGFTENGTYIFTPTNWTIGSFEVYCDMDTSGGGWTVFQRRIDGSVDFYLNWSDYKEGFGNVDHEHWLGNDKLHLLTNQRDYNLRVDMISSLDGLNYYAEYELFRIANEDNLYRLTNIDRYSGNAGDAMAWDGQKAWSTKDRDNGEHTDVHGECAVKNHGAYWYSICGDFNPNGLYNGSRSASLYWSNIPGSNFNNIKFLEMKIRPARS, via the exons ATGTTGGAATCCTCCAAGAAAGCCAAATTTATTACAATA CCAGGCAAATTCTTTGTAAACAACGACTGCACACAAAGATGTAACTGCACTCTGGGAAACTTGACCTGTGATCACGAATATCGTTGCAGCAACTATGCATCATGTCAACCAGACAATGGCTCAAATATATGTAGTTGCAATGATGGTTACTATGGCGATGGATTAACTTGCACATTGGCTCTCGATTGCGATGACTACCGTAATGCAGGATTCACCGAAAATGGTACTTACATTTTCACACCGACCAACTGGACAATCGGTTCATTTGAAGTTTACTGTGATATGGACACCTCGGGTGGCGGCTGGACG gtATTTCAGCGTCGAATCGACGGATCAGTCGACTTTTATCTTAATTGGTCTGATTACAAAGAAGGTTTTGGAAACGTGGACCATGAACATTGGCTTGGGAATGACAAGTTACATTTATTGACTAATCAGCGAGATTACAATCTTCGTGTCGATATGATATCTTCATTAGATGGTCTTAATTACTACGCCGAGTATGAACTCTTCAGGATTGCGAATGAGGACAATTTGTACAGGCTGACAAATATCGATCGCTACTCTGGAAATGCAG GAGATGCGATGGCATGGGACGGACAAAAAGCTTGGTCAACAAAGGACCGCGACAATGGTGAACACACGGACGTTCATGGTGAATGTGCAGTGAAGAATCACGGAGCGTATTGGTATAGTATTTGCGGCGACTTTAATCCTAATGGCTTATATAACGGATCCCGTTCTGCTAGCCTATATTGGAGCAACATACCTGGAAGTAATTTCAACAATATAAAGTTTCTAGAGATGAAGATAAGACCAGCGAGAAGTTAA
- the LOC139980156 gene encoding fibrinogen-like protein A isoform X2 encodes MELVQTLSVAMPGKFFVNNDCTQRCNCTLGNLTCDHEYRCSNYASCQPDNGSNICSCNDGYYGDGLTCTLALDCDDYRNAGFTENGTYIFTPTNWTIGSFEVYCDMDTSGGGWTVFQRRIDGSVDFYLNWSDYKEGFGNVDHEHWLGNDKLHLLTNQRDYNLRVDMISSLDGLNYYAEYELFRIANEDNLYRLTNIDRYSGNAGDAMAWDGQKAWSTKDRDNGEHTDVHGECAVKNHGAYWYSICGDFNPNGLYNGSRSASLYWSNIPGSNFNNIKFLEMKIRPARS; translated from the exons ATGGAACTTGTTCAGACCCTTTCGGTTGCCATG CCAGGCAAATTCTTTGTAAACAACGACTGCACACAAAGATGTAACTGCACTCTGGGAAACTTGACCTGTGATCACGAATATCGTTGCAGCAACTATGCATCATGTCAACCAGACAATGGCTCAAATATATGTAGTTGCAATGATGGTTACTATGGCGATGGATTAACTTGCACATTGGCTCTCGATTGCGATGACTACCGTAATGCAGGATTCACCGAAAATGGTACTTACATTTTCACACCGACCAACTGGACAATCGGTTCATTTGAAGTTTACTGTGATATGGACACCTCGGGTGGCGGCTGGACG gtATTTCAGCGTCGAATCGACGGATCAGTCGACTTTTATCTTAATTGGTCTGATTACAAAGAAGGTTTTGGAAACGTGGACCATGAACATTGGCTTGGGAATGACAAGTTACATTTATTGACTAATCAGCGAGATTACAATCTTCGTGTCGATATGATATCTTCATTAGATGGTCTTAATTACTACGCCGAGTATGAACTCTTCAGGATTGCGAATGAGGACAATTTGTACAGGCTGACAAATATCGATCGCTACTCTGGAAATGCAG GAGATGCGATGGCATGGGACGGACAAAAAGCTTGGTCAACAAAGGACCGCGACAATGGTGAACACACGGACGTTCATGGTGAATGTGCAGTGAAGAATCACGGAGCGTATTGGTATAGTATTTGCGGCGACTTTAATCCTAATGGCTTATATAACGGATCCCGTTCTGCTAGCCTATATTGGAGCAACATACCTGGAAGTAATTTCAACAATATAAAGTTTCTAGAGATGAAGATAAGACCAGCGAGAAGTTAA